One genomic region from Cellulomonas fengjieae encodes:
- the nuoL gene encoding NADH-quinone oxidoreductase subunit L: MYAETITPASEVVNDGVLLVAPLLVGLPLLSAAVLLLLGRRTDRWGHWLGVLASAASFVVAAVVFVTMLQRPADSRVLDVHLGTWIDAGAFHLDAGMRLDPLSLTFVLLVTFVGTLIHVYAVAYMEHDVDRRRFFAYLNLFVAAMLVLVLADSYLLLFVGWEGVGLASYLLIGFWNYNTDYAVAAKKAFVANRIGDLGLLIALGLMFATFGAVDFGTVLGGVDESVSQGTLTAIGLMLLLAACGKSAQFPLQSWLGDAMAGPTPVSALIHAATMVTAGVYLIVRSAPVFDAAPTAQLVVVIVGAITLLFGAIVGCAKDDIKKALAASTMSQIGYMVLAAGLGPVGYAFAIFHLITHGFFKAGMFLGAGSVMHGMDDQVNMRRFGGLARYMKITWLTFMAGWLAIIGIPPFSGFFSKDKIIEAAFIPVDGAPWRAWVFGGVALLGAGLTAFYMSRLFFMTFEGERRWSTKRDGSAQHPHESPRLMTWPMIVLAIGSIGLGFFLNLGGRFVDWLEPVLGHAEHEEPVLPIWVITVLTLGLVLVGVVIAWRRYAVSQVPIIPPVGTALTRAARVDLYQDSVNDIALVEPGQALTRSLVYADRTVIDGTVTGVGLSTVALGGWVRRLQTGYVRSYAASMLLGLVVLIVVVLLVQS, translated from the coding sequence ATGTACGCAGAGACGATCACGCCCGCGAGCGAGGTGGTCAACGACGGCGTCCTGCTGGTCGCGCCGCTGCTCGTCGGCCTCCCTCTGCTCAGCGCCGCCGTGCTGCTGCTGCTGGGCAGACGCACCGACAGATGGGGCCACTGGCTCGGAGTTCTGGCGTCGGCGGCCTCGTTCGTGGTCGCCGCCGTCGTGTTCGTGACCATGTTGCAGCGGCCCGCGGACTCCCGCGTGCTCGACGTGCACCTCGGCACGTGGATCGACGCCGGGGCGTTCCACCTCGACGCGGGCATGCGGCTCGACCCGCTGTCGTTGACGTTCGTCCTGCTGGTGACGTTCGTCGGCACGCTGATCCACGTCTACGCCGTGGCGTACATGGAGCACGACGTGGACCGCCGCCGGTTCTTCGCGTACCTCAACCTGTTCGTCGCCGCGATGCTCGTCCTCGTGCTCGCCGACAGCTACCTCCTGCTGTTCGTCGGCTGGGAGGGCGTCGGCCTGGCGTCGTACCTGCTCATCGGGTTCTGGAACTACAACACCGACTACGCGGTCGCCGCGAAGAAGGCGTTCGTCGCCAACCGCATCGGTGACCTCGGTCTGCTGATCGCGCTCGGCCTCATGTTCGCGACGTTCGGCGCCGTGGACTTCGGGACCGTGCTGGGCGGCGTGGACGAGAGCGTCAGCCAGGGCACGCTCACCGCGATCGGGCTCATGCTCCTGCTGGCCGCGTGCGGCAAGTCGGCGCAGTTCCCGCTGCAGTCCTGGCTCGGTGACGCGATGGCGGGCCCAACACCCGTCTCCGCGCTCATCCACGCCGCGACCATGGTCACCGCGGGCGTCTACCTCATCGTCCGGTCGGCGCCGGTGTTCGACGCCGCGCCCACGGCGCAGCTCGTCGTGGTCATCGTCGGAGCGATCACGCTCCTGTTCGGGGCGATCGTCGGCTGCGCCAAGGACGACATCAAGAAGGCGCTCGCCGCGTCGACGATGTCGCAGATCGGGTACATGGTCCTCGCGGCCGGCCTGGGTCCGGTGGGGTACGCGTTCGCGATCTTCCACCTGATCACGCACGGCTTCTTCAAGGCCGGCATGTTCCTCGGCGCCGGGTCGGTCATGCACGGCATGGACGACCAGGTGAACATGCGCCGGTTCGGCGGCCTCGCCCGCTACATGAAGATCACGTGGCTGACGTTCATGGCCGGGTGGCTGGCGATCATCGGCATCCCGCCGTTCTCCGGCTTCTTCAGCAAGGACAAGATCATCGAGGCGGCGTTCATCCCCGTCGACGGGGCCCCGTGGCGGGCCTGGGTGTTCGGCGGCGTGGCGCTGCTCGGCGCCGGGCTCACGGCGTTCTACATGTCGCGGCTGTTCTTCATGACGTTCGAGGGCGAGCGCCGGTGGTCCACCAAGCGCGACGGCTCGGCGCAGCACCCGCACGAGTCCCCGAGGCTCATGACGTGGCCGATGATCGTGCTCGCCATCGGTTCCATCGGTCTCGGGTTCTTCCTGAACCTGGGCGGCCGGTTCGTCGACTGGCTCGAGCCGGTGCTCGGGCACGCGGAGCACGAGGAGCCGGTGCTGCCCATCTGGGTGATCACCGTCCTGACGCTCGGCCTCGTGCTCGTCGGCGTCGTCATCGCGTGGCGCCGGTACGCGGTCTCGCAGGTCCCGATCATCCCGCCGGTGGGCACCGCGCTCACCCGCGCGGCCCGGGTCGACCTGTACCAGGACTCCGTCAACGACATCGCTCTGGTCGAGCCCGGGCAGGCGCTCACGCGCTCGCTCGTGTACGCCGACCGGACCGTGATCGACGGCACCGTCACCGGTGTCGGCTTGTCCACCGTCGCGCTCGGCGGCTGGGTGCGGCGCCTGCAGACCGGGTACGTCCGGTCGTACGCCGCCTCGATGCTGCTCGGGCTCGTGGTTCTCATCGTCGTCGTCCTGCTCGTCCAGAGCTGA
- the nuoK gene encoding NADH-quinone oxidoreductase subunit NuoK codes for MSLTHYLVLSAILFSIGAATVLLRRNAIIVFMGVELMLNASNLLLVTFARIHGDLTGQVLAFFVMVVAAAEVVVGLAIIVAIFRTRRSASVDDINLLKS; via the coding sequence GTGAGCCTGACCCACTACCTGGTCCTGTCGGCGATCCTCTTCTCGATCGGTGCCGCCACGGTCCTGCTGCGACGCAACGCGATCATCGTGTTCATGGGCGTCGAGCTCATGCTCAACGCCTCGAACCTGCTGCTCGTCACGTTCGCGCGGATCCACGGCGACCTGACGGGGCAGGTGCTCGCCTTCTTCGTGATGGTCGTCGCCGCCGCCGAGGTCGTCGTCGGGCTCGCGATCATCGTGGCGATCTTCCGCACCCGCCGTTCGGCCTCGGTCGACGACATCAACCTGTTGAAGAGCTGA
- a CDS encoding NADH-quinone oxidoreductase subunit J → MSGLATSLLDSGQTTTAEAVLFWTLGPIMVLSALGLLFAKKAVHAALAVVVVMISLAFLYVAQDAVFLGVVQVVVYTGAVMMLFLFVLMLVGVDSSDSLVETIRGQRWIGLLAGVGLAAVLVGVVGTATYGRPFGFTPAVTQDNPAGVARIIFGQYVFAFEVVGALLVTAALGALVLTHRQRLTPRVGQRERADARVAAGATLTPLPAPGVYARHNAMDVPALGPDGQPLDISVPRVLRIRGQEADAAEFAARTARVLEGASQVRGGRGTPPPQAVPEGAPVNAPDLGAAVSDSGQNGPSTGPAGVIGQEDGK, encoded by the coding sequence ATGAGCGGCCTGGCCACGTCCCTGCTGGACTCGGGACAGACCACCACGGCCGAAGCGGTCCTGTTCTGGACCCTCGGCCCGATCATGGTGCTCTCCGCGCTCGGCCTCCTGTTCGCCAAGAAGGCGGTGCACGCGGCGCTCGCCGTGGTCGTCGTGATGATCTCGCTGGCGTTCCTCTACGTCGCGCAGGACGCCGTCTTCCTCGGGGTCGTGCAGGTCGTCGTCTACACCGGCGCCGTGATGATGCTCTTCCTGTTCGTGCTGATGCTCGTCGGGGTCGACTCGTCCGACTCGCTCGTGGAGACCATCCGCGGGCAGCGCTGGATCGGGCTGCTCGCCGGCGTCGGCCTCGCCGCGGTGCTGGTCGGCGTGGTCGGCACCGCCACGTACGGGAGGCCGTTCGGGTTCACCCCCGCCGTGACGCAGGACAACCCGGCCGGCGTCGCGCGGATCATCTTCGGCCAGTACGTGTTCGCGTTCGAGGTCGTCGGCGCGCTGCTGGTGACCGCTGCGCTGGGCGCGCTCGTGCTGACGCACCGCCAGCGGCTCACCCCGCGCGTGGGCCAGCGGGAGCGTGCCGACGCCCGCGTGGCCGCCGGTGCGACCCTCACCCCGCTGCCTGCGCCCGGCGTGTACGCGCGGCACAACGCGATGGACGTGCCCGCGCTGGGCCCGGACGGTCAGCCGCTGGACATCTCCGTGCCCCGGGTGCTGCGCATCCGCGGCCAGGAGGCCGACGCGGCGGAGTTCGCCGCCCGGACCGCGCGGGTGCTCGAGGGCGCCTCGCAGGTGCGCGGCGGACGAGGGACACCGCCGCCGCAGGCCGTGCCCGAGGGTGCACCCGTCAACGCACCCGACCTGGGTGCCGCTGTGAGCGACAGCGGGCAGAACGGCCCGTCGACCGGCCCGGCCGGCGTCATCGGACAGGAGGACGGCAAGTGA
- the nuoI gene encoding NADH-quinone oxidoreductase subunit NuoI, producing MADQRKPARKPVRPTGRSAQPEPGKAAAPRPRGGEVAAAEPEGYTSLIEPRGPVSELLAPVGGFGVTLANMFRPTVTEQYPSEKVPPKPRYHGRHQLNRYADGLEKCIGCELCAWACPADAIYVEGADNTPDNQRSPGERYGSVYQINYLRCIFCGLCIEACPTRALTMTNEYELAGPTRAGMIWEKDDLLAPLRTGMLQAPHPMVEGTTDTDYYRGEVTGATPAQVAWVAEHRPDDPTLPGGAGLDAANKPGPTAAVMAATVAAATKQGTR from the coding sequence GTGGCTGACCAGCGCAAGCCAGCCCGCAAGCCGGTGAGGCCCACAGGCCGGTCCGCACAGCCCGAGCCGGGCAAGGCCGCCGCGCCTCGTCCGCGTGGCGGCGAGGTCGCCGCGGCCGAGCCCGAGGGCTACACCTCGCTCATCGAGCCCCGCGGACCCGTCTCCGAGCTCCTCGCCCCCGTGGGCGGGTTCGGCGTGACCCTGGCCAACATGTTCCGGCCGACGGTCACCGAGCAGTACCCGTCGGAGAAGGTGCCGCCGAAGCCTCGGTACCACGGGCGCCACCAGCTCAACCGCTACGCGGACGGCCTGGAGAAGTGCATCGGGTGCGAGCTGTGCGCCTGGGCCTGCCCCGCGGACGCGATCTACGTCGAGGGTGCGGACAACACGCCCGACAACCAGCGCTCGCCGGGGGAGCGGTACGGCAGCGTCTACCAGATCAACTACCTGCGGTGCATCTTCTGCGGGCTGTGCATCGAGGCCTGCCCGACGCGCGCCCTGACGATGACCAACGAGTACGAGCTGGCCGGTCCCACCCGCGCGGGCATGATCTGGGAGAAGGACGACCTCCTGGCGCCGCTGCGCACCGGCATGCTGCAGGCTCCGCACCCGATGGTCGAGGGCACCACCGACACCGACTACTACCGCGGCGAGGTCACCGGCGCGACGCCGGCCCAGGTCGCGTGGGTCGCCGAGCACCGGCCCGACGACCCGACGCTGCCCGGCGGCGCCGGACTGGACGCGGCGAACAAGCCGGGTCCGACGGCCGCCGTGATGGCGGCGACCGTGGCCGCGGCGACCAAGCAGGGGACCCGATGA
- the nuoH gene encoding NADH-quinone oxidoreductase subunit NuoH — protein MSSLSVAAAASTTADFSNDTWWIWLIKAVAIVVFLLTSVLIAIWFERKVVARMQVRPGPNVHGPFGLLQSLADAMKLLFKEDLTVKAADKLVYIVAPMIAVFCSLLTFAVIPFGPNVSMFGVDTPIQLTDFPVAVLYILACASVGVYGIVLGGWASGSTYPLLGAVRSTAQVISYELAMGLSLVSVFIMAGSMSTSEIVTSQTAVWWFLPLLPAFIIYVISMVGEVNRLPFDLPEAEGELVSGFMTEYSSMKFAWFFLAEYINMLNVSAVATTLFLGGWRAPWPISAINDGMFNEGWWPVLWFLAKLWLVMFVFVWIRGSALRFRYDQFMKIGWKVLIPAALAWVFAVGVVQGVRQFSGLDLRSVLFVLGGIVLVGLVISFLVPEKKTPAGPPRPPGPQVFDPYAGGYPVPPLPGQVLPPSPRKQRLAASATDDDATTTPQVAQEVHGG, from the coding sequence CCGTCGCCGCCGCGGCGTCCACGACCGCCGACTTCAGCAACGACACCTGGTGGATCTGGCTGATCAAGGCCGTCGCCATCGTGGTGTTCCTGCTGACCAGCGTGCTCATCGCCATCTGGTTCGAGCGCAAGGTCGTCGCCCGCATGCAGGTGCGGCCCGGCCCCAACGTGCACGGACCGTTCGGCCTCCTGCAGTCGCTCGCCGACGCCATGAAGCTCCTGTTCAAGGAGGACCTGACGGTCAAGGCCGCGGACAAGCTGGTCTACATCGTGGCGCCGATGATCGCGGTGTTCTGCTCGCTGCTGACGTTCGCGGTCATCCCGTTCGGCCCGAACGTGAGCATGTTCGGGGTCGACACCCCGATCCAGCTCACGGACTTCCCCGTGGCCGTGCTCTACATCCTCGCGTGCGCCTCCGTCGGCGTGTACGGCATCGTGCTCGGCGGCTGGGCCTCCGGCTCGACCTACCCGCTGCTCGGTGCGGTGCGCTCCACGGCGCAGGTCATCTCCTACGAGCTCGCGATGGGCCTCTCGCTCGTCAGCGTGTTCATCATGGCCGGGTCGATGTCGACCTCGGAGATCGTGACCTCGCAGACCGCCGTGTGGTGGTTCCTGCCGCTGCTGCCGGCCTTCATCATCTACGTCATCTCGATGGTCGGTGAGGTCAACCGCCTGCCGTTCGACCTCCCCGAGGCCGAGGGCGAGCTGGTCTCCGGCTTCATGACCGAGTACTCGTCGATGAAGTTCGCGTGGTTCTTCCTCGCGGAGTACATCAACATGCTCAACGTCTCGGCCGTCGCCACCACCCTGTTCCTCGGTGGCTGGCGCGCTCCGTGGCCGATCTCCGCGATCAACGACGGCATGTTCAACGAGGGCTGGTGGCCGGTCCTGTGGTTCCTGGCCAAGCTCTGGCTGGTCATGTTCGTGTTCGTGTGGATCCGCGGCTCCGCCCTGCGCTTCCGGTACGACCAGTTCATGAAGATCGGCTGGAAGGTGCTCATCCCGGCCGCGCTGGCGTGGGTGTTCGCCGTCGGCGTGGTGCAGGGCGTGCGGCAGTTCTCCGGCCTGGACCTGCGCTCCGTGCTCTTCGTGCTCGGCGGCATCGTGCTCGTCGGGCTGGTGATCTCCTTCCTGGTCCCCGAGAAGAAGACGCCGGCCGGCCCGCCCCGACCGCCCGGACCGCAGGTGTTCGACCCCTACGCCGGTGGCTATCCGGTGCCGCCGCTGCCCGGCCAGGTCCTGCCGCCGTCGCCGCGCAAGCAGCGGCTGGCCGCGAGCGCAACCGACGACGACGCGACGACGACCCCCCAGGTCGCCCAGGAGGTGCACGGTGGCTGA